A stretch of the Aphelocoma coerulescens isolate FSJ_1873_10779 chromosome 22, UR_Acoe_1.0, whole genome shotgun sequence genome encodes the following:
- the IL1B gene encoding interleukin-1 beta: MAFVPDLDTLESSSLHEETLYGPNCFCPQKVTLGWWEQWGPCGMEARLSLCIPFPPQKPQLDLEVTSPGVGIQVTVTKGHLSRTFRQAAVLVVAVTKLLKQPSHKDFADSDLGSFLDDIFEPVSFQCIKGSYTGAPVFRYTRSQSFDILDIDHKCFVLESPTQLVALHLQGPSAGRKVKLNIALYRPRSSQGSPGSGRVPVALGIKGYQLYMSCVMSGTKPVLQLEEADVRRDIESVELTRFIFYRLDSPAEGTTRFESAAFPGWFICTSLQPRQPVSITNTPDQVNIATYELSGR; this comes from the exons ATGGCATTCGTCCCTGATTTGGACACACTGGAGAGCAGCAG CCTGCATGAGGAGACGTTGTACGGCCCCAACTGCTTCTGCCCACAGAAGGTAACACTGGGGTGGTGGGAGCAGTGGGGTCCATGTGGTATGGAAGCCAGGCTCTCACTCTGCAtcccctttcctccccaaaagccccaaCTGGACTTGGAGGTGACATCGCCTGGGGTGGGCATCCAGGTGACAGTGACAAAAGGACACCTTTCCAGGACCTTTCGCCAGGCTGCCGTCCTGGTGGTTGCTGTGACCAAGCTCCTAAAGCAGCCGTCGCACAAGGACTTTGCCGATAGTGACCTTGGCAGCTTCTTGGATGATATCTTCG AGCCCGTCTCCTTCCAGTGCATCAAGGGCAGTTATACTGGGGCACCTGTTTTCCGCTACACTCGCTCCCAGTCCTTTGACATCCTGGACATTGACCATAAATGCTTCGTACTGGAGTCACCCACCCAGCTAGTGGCGCTGCACCTGCAGGGACCTTCTGCTGGACGGAAAG TGAAGCTTAACATCGCTCTGTACCGTCCCCGGTCATCACAGGGCAGCCCAGGGTCTGGAAGGGTGCCAGTGGCTTTGGGTATCAAGGGCTACCAGCTCTACATGTCATGTGTGATGAGTGGCACCAAGCccgtgctgcagctggag GAAGCAGACGTCAGGAGGGATATTGAGAGTGTGGAGCTGACCCGCTTCATCTTCTATCGCCTGgacagcccagctgaggggacCACCCGCTTCGAGTCGGCTGCCTTCCCTGGCTGGTTCATTTGCACATCCCTGCAGCCCCGCCAGCCTGTCAGCATCACGAACACTCCAGACCAGGTGAACATTGCTACCTATGAGCTGAGCGGGCGCTGA